One Nicotiana sylvestris chromosome 12, ASM39365v2, whole genome shotgun sequence genomic window carries:
- the LOC138882673 gene encoding uncharacterized protein, producing MSARKFHKWVISSEQIGGHMVGEASAKNSIGYTAKRSVMRMWLMIQNIKRGFYRKLPGILAIDCARDGPEEEEEEVDSHLVARARPGVSTQKPSELEEVDEGASTKVSKPEKVEAASSQTEVVEGGTRGEASRIGDNVPRDDLRVIHIPESPRFLDATIREAANLVGRSGMGPQGAIDIHNYLDGVEFKALGDVTWLGDLSALVLHHEAFLRIWEERKAEVRNFTEKSNTYKLLSENLQADLMTARDEHAEMAGQVFRVLHDSEDELEIITNDPILQVRQRLEQIKDLQRQIDSIRAEAEKFKGCMDILASQKEAVQAELESTDSRFGAEREKTLAQATKIDELLSRLDSAISDKANLSNELERAKSEVAKANTIADAKVAQFKVDVETIQVKARSMVDHAKWQARREALEEFQA from the exons atgtcggcacgTAAATTCCACAAGTGGGTTATCTCCAGTGAGCAGATTGGCGGTCATATGGTTGGTGAAGCTTCTGCAAAGAATTCCATTGGTTATACAGCAAAGAGATCGGTCatgcgaatgtggttgatgattcagaatATAAAAAGGGGTTTTTACAGAAAGCTTCCGGGAATTTTGGCGATTGATtgtgcaag GGATGGGCCcgaagaagaggaggaagaagtTGATTCCCATTTGGTGGCCCGTGCTCGGCCTGGTGTTTCGACACAAAAGCCCTCCGAACTGGAGGAAGTTGACGAGGGAGCATCAACCAAAGTTTCGAAGCCAGAAAAAGTCGAGGCTGCTTCGTCCCAAACTGAGGTGGTTGAGGGAGGAACTAGAGGCGAGGCTTCTCGAATAGGTGACAATGTCCCAAGGGACGATCTAAGAGTGATTCATATCCCCGAGTCTCCTCGATTTTTAGATGCAACAATTCGCGAGGCCGCCAATTTGGTAGGTCGCTCTGGCATGGGCCCTCAAGGGGCAATTGACATCCATAACTACCTGGATGGAGTGGAGTTCAAAGCCTTGGGAGATGTCACTTGGCTTGGTGACCTATCA GCTTTAGTGTTGCATCACGAGGCCTTCCTTAGAATCTGGGAGGAGCGCAAGGCTGAGGTCCGGAACTTCACTGAGAAAAGCAATACCTACAAGCTTCTCAGTGAAAATCTTCAAGCAGATTTGATGACGGCCCGAGATGAGCATGCTGAGATGGCCGGGCAGGTATTCCGAGTACTTCACGATAGTGAAGATGAGTTGGAGATAATAACTAATGATCCAATTTTGCAGGTCCGACAGAGGCTTGAACAGATCAAGGACCTTCAGAGACAAATAGATTCAATACGAGCCGAGGCTGAAAAGTTCAAGGGGTGTATGGATATCTTAGCTTCACAAAAGGAGGCCGTCCAAGCAGAGCTGGAATCGACCGATTCTAGGTTTGGGGCTGAAAGGGAGAAAACCTTGGCGCAGGCCACGAAAATCGATGAGCTATTGTCCCGATTGGATTCGGCCATCTCCGATAAGGCGAATTTGTCTAACGAACTCGAGAGGGCCAAATCTGAGGTGGCCAAGGCCAACACTATAGCTGATGCTAAGGTGGCCCAATTTAAGGTCGACGTTGAGACCATTCAGGTGAAGGCCAGGAGTATGGTGGATCATGCGAAATGGCAAGCTCGAAGGGAAGCCCTCGAGGAATTTCAGGCTTAG
- the LOC138882672 gene encoding mitogen-activated protein kinase kinase kinase 20-like, whose protein sequence is MAAITDHPIIWTRGKTIGRGSFGIVTSATTTDFSIDIPSTIAVKSALFSRSKSLQKERDLLHEFQDCDHVIRCFGADVTEEDGKILYNMLLEYASGGSLADRIGQNSRQGLQDFEVKQYAKSILLGLSHIHGRGFVHRDIKPDNILLVGTEKVAKIADFGSAKKVGGVKSQKKKHGLKGTPMYMAPESVLDNEYGPEADIWAFGCTVFEMVTGKTVWDCSETDNVVYLLCKIGMGSPDLQNKRLSKVAEDFLRKCLVKEPRSRWTADMLLKHPFLLSDDNVVVREQKQTRKKELNLVDNFCNSTEMDKLKPMKLLDCRSNKRRKLLEEC, encoded by the exons ATGGCGGCGATTACCGATCATCCAATAATATGGACGAGAGGCAAAACCATCGGAAGAGGCAGTTTTGGTATCGTCACTTCAGCAACAACAACAGACTTCTCCATTGATATTCCGTCGACAATCGCAGTAAAATCTGCCCTGTTTTCGCGTTCAAAATCGTTACAGAAAGAGAGAGATTTACTACACGAGTTTCAAGATTGTGATCATGTTATTCGATGTTTCGGAGCTGATGTTACTGAAGAAGATGGGAAGATATTGTACAACATGTTGCTCGAGTACGCGTCTGGTGGAAGTTTAGCCGATCGGATTGGTCAAAATTCAAGGCAAGGGTTGCAAGATTTCGAGGTAAAACAGTACGCGAAATCGATTCTATTGGGGCTTAGTCATATTCATGGAAGAGGTTTCGTTCACCGTGACATTAAACCAGATAACATTCTTCTTGTTGGTACGGAGAAAGTTGCCAAGATTGCTGATTTCGGGTCCGCGAAGAAGGTTGGAGGAGTAAAGAGTCAGAAAAAAAAGCACGGACTCAAAGGAACACCTATGTACATGGCGCCAGAATCAGTTCTTGATAACGAGTACGGACCTGAAGCCGATATTTGGGCTTTCGGGTGCACTGTCTTTGAGATGGTTACAGGGAAGACAGTGTGGGATTGCAGTGAAACTGACAACGTTGTTTATCTATTGTGCAAAATTGGAATGGGATCACCGGATTTGCAGAACAAAAGATTGTCAAAAGTGGCTGAAGATTTTCTGAGAAAGTGTCTAGTTAAGGAGCCGAGATCGCGATGGACTGCTGATATGTTATTGAAGCATCCATTTCTTTTATCTGATGATAATGTTGTTGTTCGTGAGCAGAAGCAGAcaaggaaaaaggaactcaa TTTGGTTGACAATTTCTGCAATAGTACGGAGATGGATAAACTAAAACCAATGAAGTTGTTGGATTGTAGATCcaacaaaagaagaaagctacTAGAAGAATGCTGA